The stretch of DNA ATAGCAACATCTTGCGAACATGATAGGCCTTCTTATCAATGAGAATAAGCCGGAGCGTTTGTGACTTATCTTTCCACTCTCTCCGAATCGCTTTAACCGCATTGATTCCCGCATAGCCTCCGCCAATGACCAAACATAATAATACATTCATCACCTTCACTCCCTCTCTCGTTTGGTAATAAAACGAGGGGAGAATTCATTTTGTGACATCTTTTCTCTATCCTTGATAAAAAACTTTGTGATTAGCTTCAAAGCAAAGAGGTTCTGTTGGTGTTTAATCAATTCAATACCAGCATAAAAAAAGCAGCCTTTATAAGGGCTGCTTTTTTGCATTTTCATCTGCTTCACAAAAGTGTCACACGGTTTCTTCCTTGGTTTTTAGAGAGGTACAGCGCACGGGCAGCCCTGTCTATGACGGACATGTCTGTGTCATTATGCATAAAGAGCGTAACACCAATGCTAATCGTCACACCATAGCTGTTCCAGCCTGCCTGTTCAATAGTATGCTGTATTCTCTCAGCTGTTTTCTTTGACTCATTTTCGTTCGTATTGAACACTTGCTAGTCAACTACTTAGTTTGAACCAAGCCAATTTCGTTAATTATCGGAATTTCTTTTTTTAGTAAAGATAGAAAAGTTTCTTCGATTTTGTTGTCGATTTCACAAATCGTTATGGCCTCACCATTAATTTTCGAACGTTCATTAGCCATACGGGCGATGTTATATCCATTTTGATAAAGAATTCCGGATAAATCGGCAATGACTCCTTTTTTATCGGTATGGCGGATGACAAGTGTTGGCCGTTCTCCTGAAAACTTTAATGGATAATCATTGAATTCCTGAACCTCCACTTTACCACCACCTAAAGAACTGGCCAATACCTTTACAGTACGAGAAGGGCCTGTCAGTTCAACGAGAACGGTATTTGGATGATAACTTCCAAGCACCCGTTTTGTGAATTCGTATTGTAATCCTTTTTCATTAGCGAGTTCTTTGGCGTTTGGAATGCCCTCATCCATTGTCGTTAACCCAAGAACACCTGCTAATAGAGCTAGATCTGTCCCATGGCCCTGATAGGTTTTGGCAAAGGAGCCCATTAGCGAGAAATTCACATATAAAGGATTCTCATTTAATAGCTGGCGGGCAATGTTCCCGATTCGGACAGCTCCGGCTGTATGCGAACTTGAAGGGCCAACCATTACAGGACCGATGATTTCATATGCACTTTCGTATTTCGCTGGCCCGCCACTACTCGTTTTTTCACCGAGAATCTGTTCTTTTAATTTTTGCCCTGTCGGAGTTCCAGCCAGACCCCCTATCCCAGTTTCTCTCAATGATTCAGGCATTTGCTGCCCAACTTCATGCATAACATGGATCACTTCATCTGGAAGAATGATGCTTGTTACCCCAGCTAGAGCCATATCTGCTGCAGCTTGCGCGGTAATAGCATGTAAACCGTTGCGAATGATGCAAGGTATTTCCACAAGACCAGCAACTGGATCACAAACCAATCCGAGTGAATTTTTCAAAGCAATTCCGACGGCATTTCCTACCTGTGCCGGTGTTCCGCCAGCAAGCTCAACTAATGTCCCAGCTGCCATTCCGGTTGCTGATCCGACTTCAGCCTGGCAGCCGCCGGCAGCCCCTGATATCGAAGCTTTATTGGCAATGACTAAACCGAGAGCAGAAGCAGTAAATATCGATTGTACAATCTGCTCACGGGTGAAGTTTCCGCTGTCAAGGGCGTGAACAAGTACGGCTGGCAAGATTCCCGCTGAACCGGCTGTTGGTGTCGCTACAATCCTCCCCATTGCCGCATTTACTTCTGATACCGCCAGCGCATTTGCGGCAGCATTTAATGTTGTAGGATTGACAAATGAGTTCCCGTTTTTTGCATACTGATAAAGACGGTTTCCATCTCCACCCGTCAAACCAGTTCGAGACATAACAGCACTCATTGTCCCTCTCCGGACAGCCTCTTCCATTACCGTAAATTGTTCCGACATTTTTGCGATGATCGTTTCTCTAGAATAACCTTTCTGTTCCATCTCAGTTTTGATCATCAATTCCGAAATTGTTGTTTTTTCCTGCTCTGCTTGTTCAATTAATTCTTTTAGGCTTGTAAAAGACATGTGATCACTCCTTTAAATAAAACGGCTCCCACGCTCGAAGCATGAAGAACGTCCATTTGTTTACTTTATTCTTGCCGGAAATATTCCGTAACAACAGCTGCCCTTGCTTTTGCTGCCATAATCAAGCTATCTTCATTAATGGTGAATGTAGGATGATAAGGATAAACTGGACCTCCACCGGCTTTGCTCCAATAAAACATACTACCAGGGATCTTCCCCAAATAGTAAGCAAAATCTTCAGATCCAGATATTGGCAGTGTCTCTACTACCGCTTTGACTTCATTCATTTATCCATACATATTTCAGCTTTTACTCATATAATTTTGGAGCAATTTGAAGGAATCTTCTGGCCGCTAATACGATAAATTTCAATAAAACATGGATTCAATTAATAATGAAAGTAGAAGAAGCAGAGCAATATCTAAAAAAAACAAAATTGATGAAAGCTCTACAGGTATTGTACAGGTGTGGGAAGGATTTAAAGCTGTTGGAAAAGAAAAAGTAAATGGAGAAGAGGAAATAGCACCGCTGGTTCAATGTGGTGTTTCCAATTTCACAGGAGAAAAACGGTTTTATTATGACTTTGTTAGACAGTTTACAAATGAAGATGGTGAGGCGGAGCAGCTATATTGTGAATTTGTCTTTGAGCCAACTAAAGAGCTGAAAAAGTTAAAAGCTGAAAAGTGGTACTTTGAATTTCTTTATAGGGGTAACGTTAGGAAAGTGCGGATTTACAACGATCAGAATTTTGATACAAGTCTTATGAGATATCACAAAACTTAATTTAAAGTTGACTTGATTATGTGCCAATAGGTTTTCCCCTGTTAAGATTGTGAAAGTTTCTATTTATACTAACGGAGTAGTTTAGTTTAACAAGAAGTAAACTAAAATTTATAGAGGGGAACTAACATGACAAAGAAGAATAAGAGAATGAATTCTAAGGTTGATGAATATTTAAGTAAAGCTAAAGATTGGAAGGAAGAATATGAGAAGTTGAGAAATATCGTTCTTGACTGTGAGTTGACTGAAGAATTTAAGTGGATGCATCCTTGCTACACGTTTGAGAATAAAAACATAGTTTTAATACATGGATTTAAAGAATATTGTGCGCTTCTGTTTCACAAAGGTGCCTTGTTACAGGATGCCCAGGGGATTTTAGTTCAACAAACGGAGAATGTACAGTCGGGGCGCCAGATTCGGTTCACCAATGTTCGAGAAATAGTTGAGATGGAACCCATTTTGAAAACCTATATCTATGAAGCCGTTGAAATTGAAAAAGCCGGTTTGGAAGTGAATTTAAAAAAGACTTCAGAATTTATAATTCCTGAAGAATTACAAAATAAATTCGATGAAATCCCTGCCTTGAAAACTGCTTTTGAAGCATTGACGCCGGGACGGCAAAGAGCATACATTCTTTATTTTTCTAAAGCCAAACAATCCAAAACTCGAGAGTCAAGGGTTGAAAAGTATACGCCGCAAATTCTCAATGGAAAGGGACTAAATGATTGCACTTGTGGATTATCTCAAAAGCAGCCCAACTGTGACGGCTCGCACAAGTACATTTGATAAGAAAATATATAAAACAAACTTTAAGATATTACCTCACTTTGCGTTCATTCGAACTCCTTTTTAGATCGCAGGTAACACTCCATCAAATAATTTAAAACGGAACTTCTGACGAATGTTGGGATGTTTTGCTTGCAGCCAGATTGTTAAGAAGGCATCATCATACTTAGCAACTATCAAAGGAGGCAAAAACAGTATGAAAATCATTGTTACCAGTATATTCGTACAAGATCAAGACAAGGCGCTTGAGTTTTATACAGAAACACTGGGCTTTGTAAAAAAGCACGACGTTCCCACCGGCGAATTTAGGTGGATAACGCTTGTTTCTCCCGGTGATCAAGACAGTACCGAGCTTTTACTTGAACCGAATGTCCATCCAGCTGCGCAGGAGTATCAAAAGAAGATATTTGCCGAAGGTATCCCAGCAACAATGTTTGGCGTTGCAGATATTCGTAAAGAGTACGAACGATTATTGGAAAACGGCGTGAAGTTTACTATAGAGCCAACAAAAATAGGCGAAGTCACAATAGCTGTCTTCGACGATACATGCGGCAACCTTATTCAGATAGTGCAGAATTAACTTTATGTCGAAATAGTTGTTCAGTGAAGTGTTTTTATCAACAATTAAACAACAACTTTATGTAACCCTGTTCTAACTTTAGAACGGGGTTACACATTTTTAAGGTTTAAAAATAAATGACATTGTTGTCATTCTCCCCTTGATCCAGATAATTCTAAATGGGCAAATGAGAAAAATAGATTTTGCTGCTGGCATGAAATTGCGGTTAAGATTTTGTCCATAAATGAAATTAAATAAAAAAGCTCTGGCACAAACCAAAGCTCCTTCTCTTTCACCATTATTTTCTATCATTTTTATAATATCCAGTTCCGTTACAATGATGGCATCCGTTGCCATTGCAAGGCGTGCAGATATATTGTTTCATTATTTTCCCTCCTTTTTTACAGCAGTGATACAATCTTTTTTCTCGTTTCAATTGAGGTGCTTCCATTCTTTTAAATCTAAAAATTCTTTACCTAAAAATCTAATTTTTAAATAGTAAATATTTTCTGTCTTTTCATTATTTCCAGTCCGTCGTATATTAAAACATTTATCGACAAAAATAGATAGATTTACACAAATAAGTAGGTTTTTTTGGATTCCTATAGTAATTTGTCAGAACTTTACCATGAAAAATCTCTTGGGTGCGGATACCTCAGCAACAACAAAAGTGCACTTAAGCGAATGTATACATTTGCTTAAGTGCACTTTTGTATAGGTATACCTATGCTTACTAACTATTTCGACTATCTTTTCGTATAGATTTACTACAAACGTTTCTTGGATATTAGTTGACTGGTAACCACAGATATGTTCAACAGAAAATCTTATAAACATGTCATAAGAGAACGTGATCATCATAGAATAAATATCGTTGTAAAATTTATTTTCTAAGGAGCGGGTAAGATGAGCGTATTATCAACTTCTTCAATTAGAGCAGTAGTGAATCAATGTATTGAAGCATGCTTGAAATGTGCCAGAGCTTGTGAAGAGTGTACAACTAACTGCTTAAAGGAATTGGATATTCAAACAAGAATCGAATGTATCCAGACTTTGCAGGATTGTGCTCAAGTCTGTTTGCAGGCATCCTCCCTTATGGCTCGCAGCAGTACATTCGCTCAACAATACTGTGAGCTTTGTGCAGCTATTTGTGAAGCATGTGCGGAACATTGCGAAGCATTCAATGACACTTATTGCCAGGAATGTGCTCAAATCTGCCGTGAATGCGCACGAGCTTGTAGAAATGCAGCTTCCTAACTGCCAAAGACTTTCTTCACTTTGTTCAATTTAATCATTCTTAAAATGGAAACAAGCTATCGTCCAACTGTACGTAACAGTTTAATCATCCGTTCACTTTCAATTGGGTTTTGATCATAAATTGGGTCAAAAACAGTCAAAAGAATCTATCGATT from Domibacillus sp. DTU_2020_1001157_1_SI_ALB_TIR_016 encodes:
- a CDS encoding GGDEF domain-containing protein translates to MFNTNENESKKTAERIQHTIEQAGWNSYGVTISIGVTLFMHNDTDMSVIDRAARALYLSKNQGRNRVTLL
- the sdaAA gene encoding L-serine ammonia-lyase, iron-sulfur-dependent, subunit alpha, giving the protein MSFTSLKELIEQAEQEKTTISELMIKTEMEQKGYSRETIIAKMSEQFTVMEEAVRRGTMSAVMSRTGLTGGDGNRLYQYAKNGNSFVNPTTLNAAANALAVSEVNAAMGRIVATPTAGSAGILPAVLVHALDSGNFTREQIVQSIFTASALGLVIANKASISGAAGGCQAEVGSATGMAAGTLVELAGGTPAQVGNAVGIALKNSLGLVCDPVAGLVEIPCIIRNGLHAITAQAAADMALAGVTSIILPDEVIHVMHEVGQQMPESLRETGIGGLAGTPTGQKLKEQILGEKTSSGGPAKYESAYEIIGPVMVGPSSSHTAGAVRIGNIARQLLNENPLYVNFSLMGSFAKTYQGHGTDLALLAGVLGLTTMDEGIPNAKELANEKGLQYEFTKRVLGSYHPNTVLVELTGPSRTVKVLASSLGGGKVEVQEFNDYPLKFSGERPTLVIRHTDKKGVIADLSGILYQNGYNIARMANERSKINGEAITICEIDNKIEETFLSLLKKEIPIINEIGLVQTK
- a CDS encoding DUF1801 domain-containing protein, whose protein sequence is MTKKNKRMNSKVDEYLSKAKDWKEEYEKLRNIVLDCELTEEFKWMHPCYTFENKNIVLIHGFKEYCALLFHKGALLQDAQGILVQQTENVQSGRQIRFTNVREIVEMEPILKTYIYEAVEIEKAGLEVNLKKTSEFIIPEELQNKFDEIPALKTAFEALTPGRQRAYILYFSKAKQSKTRESRVEKYTPQILNGKGLNDCTCGLSQKQPNCDGSHKYI
- a CDS encoding VOC family protein, yielding MKIIVTSIFVQDQDKALEFYTETLGFVKKHDVPTGEFRWITLVSPGDQDSTELLLEPNVHPAAQEYQKKIFAEGIPATMFGVADIRKEYERLLENGVKFTIEPTKIGEVTIAVFDDTCGNLIQIVQN
- a CDS encoding four-helix bundle copper-binding protein, encoding MARSSTFAQQYCELCAAICEACAEHCEAFNDTYCQECAQICRECARACRNAAS